In one window of Candidatus Hydrogenedentota bacterium DNA:
- a CDS encoding response regulator: protein MTQILLVDDEMTVRETLAAYLEDDGFHILEAGSGEEAVHLLEKGCRPKVCIMDMRLPGMDGHDAILALHARMPELRFLIYTGSLSYGLPDDLRAIGMDDAAVFRKPVQDMRQLADTVRSLMALGANGHA, encoded by the coding sequence ATGACGCAAATACTGCTAGTGGACGACGAGATGACGGTGCGCGAGACACTGGCCGCCTATCTGGAGGATGACGGTTTCCACATCCTGGAGGCTGGCAGCGGCGAGGAGGCCGTGCACTTGCTCGAGAAGGGCTGCCGGCCAAAGGTCTGCATCATGGATATGCGCCTGCCAGGCATGGACGGCCACGACGCTATCCTCGCGCTGCATGCGCGCATGCCCGAATTGCGCTTTCTCATCTACACCGGATCGTTGAGCTATGGATTACCCGATGACCTGCGGGCGATTGGGATGGACGACGCCGCGGTATTCCGTAAACCGGTCCAGGACATGCGGCAGTTAGCCGATACCGTGCGCAGCCTGATGGCCTTGGGAGCAAACGGCCATGCATGA